A genomic stretch from Mastacembelus armatus chromosome 7, fMasArm1.2, whole genome shotgun sequence includes:
- the LOC113146071 gene encoding alpha-1,3-mannosyl-glycoprotein 4-beta-N-acetylglucosaminyltransferase C-like isoform X1: MRRHAKKKNIAVAVLLVVGGLYLISHSDFLTDGGPTRSQEPIPNELSWQADRLVSKEFWIEEGEFLPLNVSYQLLAGAPSIQQRYLSVGMSSVKRRKGSYLIPTLQSLFSQSSPEERSSMVFIVLLADFDVSWRVATVIEIKTKFALELEQGQLVVLHVPQDQYPPLTGLKRNYNDAPERVSFRSKQNLDYSFLIHYSAHLGQYYLQLEDDVSSAKNFFTTIKRHIEEQEAKKSTWAMLEFSSLGYIGKLYKSTNLPLLARFLFLFYQEMPCDWLMNHFRELLTQKEQIILKPSLFQHMGTFSSFQGTYNKLKDWDFEESFYTNPSADVYSDMSTYQKHYPKLAWDAGEGFFWGRYPEKGNYLTVVFTDPTLVTGIVVETGSGAKDVLQSAVVQLGQDVLTTDKEEKSCKEFQSVGTLENGRFQVHELDRKYSSASSCLRIQVTAGQKDWVIIRKIRITTKLSTNTHQA, encoded by the exons ATGCGGCGtcatgcaaagaagaagaatattGCTGTGGCAGTTCTGCTTGTCGTCGGGGGGTTATACCTCATTAGCCATTCAGACTTCCTCACTGAT GGTGGCCCGACAAGGTCACAAGAGCCGATTCCAAATGAGTTGTCCTGGCAAGCAGACAGACTGGTTAGTAAGGAGTTCTGGATTGAAGAGGGAGAGTTCCTGCCTCTCAATGTGTCCTATCAGCTGCTTGCTGGAGCTCCATCTATTCAACAGA GGTATTTATCTGTTGGAATGTCATCTGTAAAGAGGCGGAAAGGCAGCTATCTAATCCCCACCTTGCAGTCCCTCTTCTCACAGTCGTCTCCTGAAGAACGCTCCTCCATGGTGTTCATAGTGCTCTTGGCAGATTTTGACGTCAGCTGGAGAGTTGCCACAGTGAtagaaatcaaaacaaaatttgCCTTGGAGCTGGAGCAAGGCCAGCTGGTGGTCCTCCATGTTCCTCAGGATCAGTACCCTCCTCTTACAG GTCTAAAGAGGAACTACAATGATGCTCCAGAAAGGGTTTCATTCCGCTCTAAGCAGAACCTGGATTACTCCTTCCTGATCCACTACAGTGCCCATCTTGGCCAGTACTACCTCCAGCTAGAGGACGACGTCTCTTCTGCAAAAAACTTCTTCACCACCATCAAGAGGCACATTGAGGAGCAAGAGGCAAAGAAGAGCACCTGGGCCATGCTGGAATTCTCATCCCTGGGCTACATTGGGAAACTGTACAAATCCACCAATCTTCCTCTCTTGGCCcgcttccttttcctcttctacCAGGAGATGCCCTGTGACTGGTTGATGAATCACTTCAGGGAACTGCTGACTCAGAAAGAGCAAATCATCCTTAAACCTTCGCTGTTCCAACACATGGGCACATTCTCTTCATTCCAAGGGACATACAACAAGCTGAAGGACTGGGACTTTGAGGAGAGCTTCTACACTAATCCTTCAGCAGATGTTTACTCTGACATGTCCACCTACCAGAAACACTACCCCAAATTGGCATGGGATGCTGGGGAAGGATTTTTCTGGGGACGCTACCCAGAAAAAGGAAATTACCTGACTGTGGTGTTCACAGACCCAACACTGGTGACAGGGATAGTCGTAGAAACAGGGTCAGGGGCCAAAGATGTCCTACAATCAGCTGTGGTGCAACTAGGCCAGGACGTGCTTACCACTGATAAAGAGGAGAAGAGTTGTAAAGAGTTCCAGTCAGTAGGGACATTAGAGAATGGCAGGTTTCAGGTTCATGAGTTGGACAGAAAGTATAGCTCTGCCTCTTCCTGCCTGAGGATTCAGGTCACAGCTGGGCAGAAGGACTGGGTGATCATCAGGAAAATCAGGATCACAACAAAGCTAAGTACAAATACACATCAAGCGTAG
- the LOC113146071 gene encoding alpha-1,3-mannosyl-glycoprotein 4-beta-N-acetylglucosaminyltransferase C-like isoform X2, with product MSSVKRRKGSYLIPTLQSLFSQSSPEERSSMVFIVLLADFDVSWRVATVIEIKTKFALELEQGQLVVLHVPQDQYPPLTGLKRNYNDAPERVSFRSKQNLDYSFLIHYSAHLGQYYLQLEDDVSSAKNFFTTIKRHIEEQEAKKSTWAMLEFSSLGYIGKLYKSTNLPLLARFLFLFYQEMPCDWLMNHFRELLTQKEQIILKPSLFQHMGTFSSFQGTYNKLKDWDFEESFYTNPSADVYSDMSTYQKHYPKLAWDAGEGFFWGRYPEKGNYLTVVFTDPTLVTGIVVETGSGAKDVLQSAVVQLGQDVLTTDKEEKSCKEFQSVGTLENGRFQVHELDRKYSSASSCLRIQVTAGQKDWVIIRKIRITTKLSTNTHQA from the exons ATGTCATCTGTAAAGAGGCGGAAAGGCAGCTATCTAATCCCCACCTTGCAGTCCCTCTTCTCACAGTCGTCTCCTGAAGAACGCTCCTCCATGGTGTTCATAGTGCTCTTGGCAGATTTTGACGTCAGCTGGAGAGTTGCCACAGTGAtagaaatcaaaacaaaatttgCCTTGGAGCTGGAGCAAGGCCAGCTGGTGGTCCTCCATGTTCCTCAGGATCAGTACCCTCCTCTTACAG GTCTAAAGAGGAACTACAATGATGCTCCAGAAAGGGTTTCATTCCGCTCTAAGCAGAACCTGGATTACTCCTTCCTGATCCACTACAGTGCCCATCTTGGCCAGTACTACCTCCAGCTAGAGGACGACGTCTCTTCTGCAAAAAACTTCTTCACCACCATCAAGAGGCACATTGAGGAGCAAGAGGCAAAGAAGAGCACCTGGGCCATGCTGGAATTCTCATCCCTGGGCTACATTGGGAAACTGTACAAATCCACCAATCTTCCTCTCTTGGCCcgcttccttttcctcttctacCAGGAGATGCCCTGTGACTGGTTGATGAATCACTTCAGGGAACTGCTGACTCAGAAAGAGCAAATCATCCTTAAACCTTCGCTGTTCCAACACATGGGCACATTCTCTTCATTCCAAGGGACATACAACAAGCTGAAGGACTGGGACTTTGAGGAGAGCTTCTACACTAATCCTTCAGCAGATGTTTACTCTGACATGTCCACCTACCAGAAACACTACCCCAAATTGGCATGGGATGCTGGGGAAGGATTTTTCTGGGGACGCTACCCAGAAAAAGGAAATTACCTGACTGTGGTGTTCACAGACCCAACACTGGTGACAGGGATAGTCGTAGAAACAGGGTCAGGGGCCAAAGATGTCCTACAATCAGCTGTGGTGCAACTAGGCCAGGACGTGCTTACCACTGATAAAGAGGAGAAGAGTTGTAAAGAGTTCCAGTCAGTAGGGACATTAGAGAATGGCAGGTTTCAGGTTCATGAGTTGGACAGAAAGTATAGCTCTGCCTCTTCCTGCCTGAGGATTCAGGTCACAGCTGGGCAGAAGGACTGGGTGATCATCAGGAAAATCAGGATCACAACAAAGCTAAGTACAAATACACATCAAGCGTAG